The genomic window TGCTCACCCGCGTCCATTCCGCGGAACTCATGCGTCAGCATCGGCTCCAGCCGGTCGGCCACTGAATCCGCGATCTGCTCGAACTGCCGCTGCACGCTGCGCTGCGGACGCAGGCCGGGAATGTATCGCCGAATCAGCCCGTCCATATCGGACCGCCGGTCTTGATCCCCCTGCTGTTTCGCCAGTAGGAGATGCGCCGCACGTCCGACCAGCGCGGTACCCAGCCTGATCGCAATGAGTTCTGCGCTCATGTTCCCCCTGCCGACAAGGTTTGCGCTGTCTCATCCCATCTCGTAGCGCATCGATGATGCCACCGCTGTCGGACACATCGAGTGAACTGCGGATAATCGGATCAGGTCCGGGGCCGTCGATACAGATGACCGCCTACGAGGAACCCCGGTCATGACCTGGTGGTGGCGGTGCGCTCCGTTTCAACCGATGGATAGGGTGACCCCGATCGCTACCGGAATACCGAACTCTGATGAGGTTGTCGTATGCGTGACGCTGTCCTCCTCGACATCGAGGGAACTGTGAGTCCTGTTGCCGCCATACGGGACTCGCTGGTGCCCTACGCCCGTCCGCGGATCGCGGAGTGGGTGCGCAAATCGGAGCCGGAGATTGCGCTCATTATCGATGCGGTGCGCCTCGCGATGGGGGACGTGGCTGCCGACCTGGATGTGGTGACCGAGCGACTGCACCAGTGGAGCGATCTCGGGATCAGAGCCGAGCCGTTGGGGGCGTTGCAAGGGTTGATCTGGCTGGACGGGTTCGCATCCGGTGCGTTGTCGGCGCGGTTCTACGCGGATGTGCCTCCGGTGCTGGAGGCGTGGCATCGTTCGGGTGTACCTGTTTATGTGTTCTGTGCCGAATCCGAACTGGTGCAACAGCTCTGGTTCGCGCACTCGGAGTTCGGCGATCTGGCCCATTCGATCGGCGGCTATTTCGACAGCGCGTCGGAGGGAGCCGACGACGATCCGGTGTCGTACCGGCTGATCGCGAAGGTGATCGGGGTGCCGCCGGAGCGGATCACCTTCGCCTCCGCCGCGATCGAGAAGTTGGACGCCGCGGCCGCCGCCGGGCTGCGGACGGCTGGAGTGTCCCGCCCGGACGACGGCTCGCCGGATGTCGGCGAGCATCCGCGAATCACGCGATTCAGCGAGATAACCACCACGGGTTAGGGCGTTCGCGTTCCCAGTGCAGCTCCGATTCCAGTTGCGCCGCAACAGAAACGAGCATCGGTTCGGTGGCCTCGGTGCCCATCAGCTGCGCGCCGATCGGCAGGCCCGCCTCGGTGAAACCGGCCGGGACGTTCACGCTCGGCCAGCCGAGCACGTTCCATGGCCAAGTGTAGGGGCAGGCGGCGGTGATCAGGTTGTTGGTGGCGTGCACGCCGATGCCGTCGATGTCCTCGGCGCGCGGCGGCGGTGTCGCGGTGGTCGGCGCGAGCACCACGTCGTAGTCGCGGAAGAAGTTCCCGATGCGCCTGTGCAGCAAGGGTTCCGCCTGCCGTGCGGCGAACAGCGCCGGGCCGTCGAGCAGGGTGCCGAACCGAGTGTTGGCGATGGTGCGCGGATCCACTTGGGCGCCAGGGAACTTCCGGTACGCCGCGCGAATGCCCGCCAATGACCGGGGCAGAAACGACGCGCCGATCAGCAGGCCGTAGTGCAGATCGGCGACGGTCACCGTGTGGCCCAGCTTGCGCAGGGTGTCGCCGACGCGCCGCACCGCCGCGGCGACCTCGGGGTCAAGCGCGGTCCTTGTCGCCGTGAACGGCGTGCGCAGCGACAGTGCGATCCGCAGCCTGCCGGGAT from Nocardia iowensis includes these protein-coding regions:
- the mtnC gene encoding acireductone synthase translates to MRDAVLLDIEGTVSPVAAIRDSLVPYARPRIAEWVRKSEPEIALIIDAVRLAMGDVAADLDVVTERLHQWSDLGIRAEPLGALQGLIWLDGFASGALSARFYADVPPVLEAWHRSGVPVYVFCAESELVQQLWFAHSEFGDLAHSIGGYFDSASEGADDDPVSYRLIAKVIGVPPERITFASAAIEKLDAAAAAGLRTAGVSRPDDGSPDVGEHPRITRFSEITTTG